A DNA window from Doryrhamphus excisus isolate RoL2022-K1 chromosome 2, RoL_Dexc_1.0, whole genome shotgun sequence contains the following coding sequences:
- the ptcd2 gene encoding pentatricopeptide repeat-containing protein 2, mitochondrial isoform X2, with the protein MVQSAGNMALHRFSVCCRSLLRDTSCTGILSALSQPGWIGWRLGALRHLLSEDVIRLQDFQRRKMAVAHLITGSDGNFIALLTQKLQRNNLILQDELKLLLHLCHSTEDMMIARDAIYRYHAENRNRAHGEFKFGPLFMRLCYELGLEKMAADVLTDKEMRGFFNDTTSFNIAIDMLFMQGLHEDALEVLRSMRSQGVPFNKDTLMLASAVCYKLNTAESYTICTSLIEEAQAKGQFILRHAYCFAVALALKRKDVEKAQLLFSQIMSTDGQLCQNLKVLLLAMSGATDDAIMLLSASTVSESPSFVRKPEFSQEVLDLVHLKTEDRAQMAKAEQVTSQLERAGQVTRHTLDDMLCHTPVNKRKPSHIMEGRRLSRRTLKPLQSTLLSE; encoded by the exons ATGGTACAGTCGGCGGGCAATATGGCGCTGCACAGGTTTAGTGTATGTTGTCGTTCTTTACTGCGTGACACCTCTTGTACTGGAATATTGTCTGCTTTGTCACAACCAGGCTGGATTGGGTGGCGTTTAGGAG CTCTAAGGCATCTGCTGTCAGAAGATGTTATCAGACTCCAAGACTTCCAGCGCAGGAAGATGGCTGTGGCTCACCTCATCACCGGATCAGATG GAAATTTCATTGCGCTGCTCACCCAGAAGCTTCAGAGGAACAATCTGATTTTGCAAGATGAACTGAAGCTACTGCTACACTTGTGCCATTCTACAGAGGACATGATGATAGCCCGGGATGCCATTTATAG ATACCATGCAGAGAACCGGAATCGGGCACACGGGGAATTCAAGTTCGGTCCTCTCTTCATGAGGCTGTGTTATGAACTGGGTCTGGAGAAGATGGCTGCCGATGTACTTACAGACAAG GAAATGAGAGGGTTTTTCAATGACACCACCTCCTTCAACATAGCCATAGACATGCTGTTCATGCAGGGCCTCCATGAAG ATGCCCTGGAGGTGTTAAGATCCATGAGGAGCCAAGGCGTACCTTTCAATAAAGACACACTGATGCTGGCATCGGCCGTCTGCTACAAACTG AACACAGCAGAGTCCTACACGATCTGCACCTCTCTCATCGAGGAGGCCCAGGCCAAAGGGCAGTTCATCCTTCGACATGCTTACTGCTTTGCTGTGGCCTTAGCGCTCAAACGG AAAGACGTCGAAAAGGCACAGTTGTTGTTTTCACAAATCATGAGCACTGATGGGCAATTGTGTCAAAATCTAAAG GTTTTATTACTGGCTATGTCAGGAGCAACGGATGATGCCATCATGCTCCTCTCTGCATCCACAGTGTCTGAAAGTCCCTCTTTTGTCAGGAAGCCAGAGTTTTCTCAAGAGGTG CTGGATTTGGTGCATTTGAAAACTGAGGACAGAGCACAAATGGCCAAAGCGGAGCAGGTCACCTCCCAGCTGGAGCGAGCCGGTCAGGTGACTCGGCACACCCTAGACGACATGCTGTGCCACACGCCCGTCAACAAGAGGAAGCCATCACACATAATGGAGGGGAGGCGGCTCAGTAGAAGGACGCTGAAGCCACTCCAATCCACTCTCTTGTCAGAGTGA
- the cacfd1 gene encoding calcium channel flower homolog isoform X1 — MNSEETAAPTKAVPEDDGMTWWYRWLCKIAGVLGGISCAIAGVWNCVTVNPLNIAAGVWMVLNAFVLFLCEVPFCCQFIEFANAIAARADSFRPWQKAFFYCGMALFPIFLSFSFTTLFGNAIAFATGVLYGLASLGKKGDAVTYARLQHNKQGDEERMTGTTE; from the exons ATGAACTCCGAAGAGACAGCAGCGCCAACGAAAGCCGTCCCGGAGGATGACGGCATGACTTGGTGGTACCGATGGCTGTGCAAGATAGCTGGCGTCCTGGGAGGAATAT CATGTGCCATCGCAGGAGTGTGGAACTGTGTCACAGTGAACCCTTTAAACATCGCCGCTGGAGTGTGGATGGT GTTGAACGCCTTTGTGCTGTTCCTGTGCGAGGTTCCCTTTTGCTGCCAGTTCATCGAGTTCGCCAACGCCATCGCGGCACGTGCAGACAGCTTCCGACCTTGGCAGAAAGCCTTCTTCTACTGCGG GATGGCGCTGTTCCCCATATTCCTAAGCTTCTCCTTCACCACCTTGTTTGGAAACGCCATCGCCTTTGCCACCGGAGTCCTGTACGGCTTGGCGTCTTTAGGCAAAAA GGGCGACGCGGTGACGTACGCCAGGCTGCAGCACAACAAGCAGGGCGAtgaagagaggatgactgggacGACAGAGTGA
- the cacfd1 gene encoding calcium channel flower homolog isoform X2, with the protein MNSEETAAPTKAVPEDDGMTWWYRWLCKIAGVLGGISCAIAGVWNCVTVNPLNIAAGVWMVLNAFVLFLCEVPFCCQFIEFANAIAARADSFRPWQKAFFYCGMALFPIFLSFSFTTLFGNAIAFATGVLYGLASLGKKISF; encoded by the exons ATGAACTCCGAAGAGACAGCAGCGCCAACGAAAGCCGTCCCGGAGGATGACGGCATGACTTGGTGGTACCGATGGCTGTGCAAGATAGCTGGCGTCCTGGGAGGAATAT CATGTGCCATCGCAGGAGTGTGGAACTGTGTCACAGTGAACCCTTTAAACATCGCCGCTGGAGTGTGGATGGT GTTGAACGCCTTTGTGCTGTTCCTGTGCGAGGTTCCCTTTTGCTGCCAGTTCATCGAGTTCGCCAACGCCATCGCGGCACGTGCAGACAGCTTCCGACCTTGGCAGAAAGCCTTCTTCTACTGCGG GATGGCGCTGTTCCCCATATTCCTAAGCTTCTCCTTCACCACCTTGTTTGGAAACGCCATCGCCTTTGCCACCGGAGTCCTGTACGGCTTGGCGTCTTTAGGCAAAAA GATCTCTTTTTAA
- the ptcd2 gene encoding pentatricopeptide repeat-containing protein 2, mitochondrial isoform X1, protein MVQSAGNMALHRFSVCCRSLLRDTSCTGILSALSQPGWIGWRLGALRHLLSEDVIRLQDFQRRKMAVAHLITGSDGNFIALLTQKLQRNNLILQDELKLLLHLCHSTEDMMIARDAIYRYISMQRRKQCLSGHIICDFILYSARYHAENRNRAHGEFKFGPLFMRLCYELGLEKMAADVLTDKEMRGFFNDTTSFNIAIDMLFMQGLHEDALEVLRSMRSQGVPFNKDTLMLASAVCYKLNTAESYTICTSLIEEAQAKGQFILRHAYCFAVALALKRKDVEKAQLLFSQIMSTDGQLCQNLKVLLLAMSGATDDAIMLLSASTVSESPSFVRKPEFSQEVLDLVHLKTEDRAQMAKAEQVTSQLERAGQVTRHTLDDMLCHTPVNKRKPSHIMEGRRLSRRTLKPLQSTLLSE, encoded by the exons ATGGTACAGTCGGCGGGCAATATGGCGCTGCACAGGTTTAGTGTATGTTGTCGTTCTTTACTGCGTGACACCTCTTGTACTGGAATATTGTCTGCTTTGTCACAACCAGGCTGGATTGGGTGGCGTTTAGGAG CTCTAAGGCATCTGCTGTCAGAAGATGTTATCAGACTCCAAGACTTCCAGCGCAGGAAGATGGCTGTGGCTCACCTCATCACCGGATCAGATG GAAATTTCATTGCGCTGCTCACCCAGAAGCTTCAGAGGAACAATCTGATTTTGCAAGATGAACTGAAGCTACTGCTACACTTGTGCCATTCTACAGAGGACATGATGATAGCCCGGGATGCCATTTATAGGTACATTTCCATGCAAAGAAGAAAGCAATGCTTAAGTGGTCacattatttgtgattttattttgtacTCTGCTAGATACCATGCAGAGAACCGGAATCGGGCACACGGGGAATTCAAGTTCGGTCCTCTCTTCATGAGGCTGTGTTATGAACTGGGTCTGGAGAAGATGGCTGCCGATGTACTTACAGACAAG GAAATGAGAGGGTTTTTCAATGACACCACCTCCTTCAACATAGCCATAGACATGCTGTTCATGCAGGGCCTCCATGAAG ATGCCCTGGAGGTGTTAAGATCCATGAGGAGCCAAGGCGTACCTTTCAATAAAGACACACTGATGCTGGCATCGGCCGTCTGCTACAAACTG AACACAGCAGAGTCCTACACGATCTGCACCTCTCTCATCGAGGAGGCCCAGGCCAAAGGGCAGTTCATCCTTCGACATGCTTACTGCTTTGCTGTGGCCTTAGCGCTCAAACGG AAAGACGTCGAAAAGGCACAGTTGTTGTTTTCACAAATCATGAGCACTGATGGGCAATTGTGTCAAAATCTAAAG GTTTTATTACTGGCTATGTCAGGAGCAACGGATGATGCCATCATGCTCCTCTCTGCATCCACAGTGTCTGAAAGTCCCTCTTTTGTCAGGAAGCCAGAGTTTTCTCAAGAGGTG CTGGATTTGGTGCATTTGAAAACTGAGGACAGAGCACAAATGGCCAAAGCGGAGCAGGTCACCTCCCAGCTGGAGCGAGCCGGTCAGGTGACTCGGCACACCCTAGACGACATGCTGTGCCACACGCCCGTCAACAAGAGGAAGCCATCACACATAATGGAGGGGAGGCGGCTCAGTAGAAGGACGCTGAAGCCACTCCAATCCACTCTCTTGTCAGAGTGA
- the map1b gene encoding microtubule-associated protein 1B yields MSALVQCPPSSSSSKAAAADMENVFPPGSPQQHFVHSKFYLLVVLGEVITEDHLKCAIADIEKGIRSWDTNLIDCNLDQELKLFVSRHSARFSADVKGQRILHHKSNVLETVVLINPSDDAVSTEVRLMISDSARHKLLVLSGQCTENTGELILQSGSFSFSKFMDIFTDQEIGELLSTIHPENKANLTLSCPDQGDWKNSNLDKHNLQDFINMKLNSVLILPEMEGLSEFTEYLSESVEILTPFDMLEPPASGGFLKLSKPCCYIFPGGHGDSALFAVNGFNMLINGGSDRKSCFWKLVRHLDRVDSVLLTHIGDDNLPGINSMLQRKIAELEEEQSQGSTANSDWVKNMISPDIGVVFVNLPENLDHPDPNYRVRRNLEEAAATQQFLTKLNLRMEPLQRPVGNTIEPMTLFQKMGVGKLEMYVLNPAKNSKEMQHFMKQWTGSQNDTTSILLPNGKECEFPVSDLTSITSLIVWHPANPSEKVVRVLFPGNATQQHIFEGLEKLKHLDFLKQPVVTQKAMSADVPSAPPPKLNKMKNRTDSKESLKSTPKPSPSKGVRKESKEEGAEKAKAGADDLSHEKQQKTDKKEKVSMKKERSKAAEKESKAKPEQPALNDTPEKKKTPIKAKPEKEKIAKKDIKVSTEKKKEVKKDAVKKEDTPRKERKEEAKKKEMKKDVRRDSPMKEKKDEKRDQKKDVKKPSKDTKKVSAPGEDKGLAPKPKTLKKDVSKKDAGSPSKLKGKGGSKVAKETKVDAAKNTASAAAVAEDPEAERSVMSSPVDLTQDFEELRAEEQAEDEATVQQNANEEVVMTQYGGEAMQTKESPEGLESVDEGITTTEAEGDSGETPDEQGLRGKLDGSVSERFEDEGTGMEEASDGADYEEKGETEELRVESNKNELGEDEIISGGNVQAGVEDHLLHKSRKDEEELIVSALPKESSPVSPAASIHDEILPAASDDDTKEEPPEEFTITSGLTQSTIEISSVPTPMDEMLTPKDGLSDETANDDPDSPSPDVARLGMSQSGDFDKNKLSFHQSKPSSDHSKSDATEGGDYNHTASTISPPSLFEEDKLCQEFPSDAKVEGLTTLEEPFEKQDPARLSSTSPLVLSPPSDQQYNLDSPSTFAAPIELSSTLTGSTRVLGESTLSPDDKTLEGANSPQSAGHTPYYQSPVDEKAGAVPTMSQNQEQGPTIVEVTSDQEDSSNRATPEPDDKQPECFSTSSPKSPPSAMKKDLDHMNNHAVFSSTPARRQSEATSVTTFKEETKMSISEGTASDKSDTPMEEVVAEDMFSHLASASTASLATSSFPEPTTDSPSLHAEVGSPHSTEVDDSLSVSVGQTPTTFHEAEASPTKEDCPRPMSISPDVSPKIQVRAQTQDTKSPEHSTTSMEFGQESPDHSLALDFSKQSPEHQSAGSSSRATENGPTEIDDSPSDVRASEEQTSAVEKPLQFEETEETDSARAASATPSDASQSTPSVTTPCQMAELPPMVEQTRGSPVTPKAASVTHSPQSSEASPFSGGPVERDNSSPLSLSGEHFAPKPEPQETRDKTPSPSPSSLGFSEEGKPLPDKETTPFRWEDSTLEAKVPSPSHLPLSSPPACTFRDPDFSKVSTPALPKTDVDLCLVSSCEYRHPKTELSPSFINPSPLEYFISEENALEEEKPLETVGGGPPPPGGKLPPKQCEETPPTSMSDSAPSQTDSDVPPGTEECPSITADANIDSEDDSETLPTDRTLTSRHADPPPVPLRDSAPSAGPRDVCMVDPEALKAEENRNNANTDAAEKPKKKKLTKKASSPARKSGLSKVKDSKTASPRKSLGEGKDAKNATNTSASKGASGKLSSSASLPNCPPMYMDLVYIPNHCSAKNVDAEFFQRVRSSYYVVSGNDQASQEPGRAVLDALLEGKARWDNNMQVTLIPTHDTDVMREWYQETHDKQQELNIMVLASSSTVVMQDESFPACKIEM; encoded by the exons ATGTCCGCCCTGGTGCAGTGCccaccatcatcatcttcatcgaaAGCAGCGGCAGCAGACATGGAGAACGTGTTCCCCCCCGGCAGCCCCCAGCAGCACTTTGTCCACTCCAAATTCTACCTGCTGGTGGTCCTGGGGGAGGTCATCACGGAGGACCACCTCAAGTGTGCCATCGCCGACATAGAGAAGG GAATACGCTCATGGGACACCAACCTGATTGACTGCAACCTGGACCAGGAACTCAAACTCTTTGTCTCCAGACACTCGGCTCGCTTCTCCGCTGATGTCAAAG GACAGAGGATTCTTCACCATAAAAGTAACGTCCTGGAGACGGTCGTGCTTATCAACCCTTCAGACGACGCCGTCAGCACTGAG gttcggTTGATGATCTCCGACTCCGCCAGACACAAGCTTCTGGTTCTGTCGGGGCAATGCACGGAAAACACCGGGGAGCTAATACTTCAGTCTGGATCATTCTCCTTCTCCAAGTTCATGGACATATTCACTGACCAAGAG ATTGGTGAATTGCTGAGCACCATTCACCCAGAAAACAAAGCCAACCTGACGCTCTCCTGCCCCGATCAAGGGGACTGGAAAAACTCCAACCTGGACAAACACAACCTGCAAGACTTCATCAACATGAAGCTGAACTCCGTGCTCATCCTGCCCGAAATGGAGGGCCTCTCCGAGTTCACAGAGTATTTATCCGAATCCGTGGAGATCCTGACGCCTTTCGATATGTTGGAACCGCCGGCCTCGGGCGGATTCCTCAAGCTCTCCAAGCCTTGCTGCTACATCTTCCCCGGCGGCCACGGGGACTCGGCTCTCTTTGCCGTCAATGGCTTCAACATGCTCATAAACGGTGGCTCCGACAGGAAGTCCTGCTTCTGGAAGCTGGTGAGACACCTGGACCGCGTGGACTCGGTCCTCCTGACCCACATCGGGGACGACAACCTGCCGGGTATTAATAGCATGCTGCAGAGGAAGATTGCGGAGCTGGAAGAGGAGCAGTCGCAGGGTTCCACGGCCAACAGCGACTGGGTGAAGAACATGATCTCACCAGATATCGGTGTCGTGTTTGTGAATCTCCCTGAAAACCTGGACCACCCAGACCCGAACTACAGAGTCAGGCGGAATCTCGAGGAGGCGGCGGCCACCCAGCAGTTCCTTACCAAGCTAAATTTGAGAATGGAGCCTTTGCAGCGACCGGTTGGAAACACAATCGAACCCATGACATTGTTTCAAAAAATGGGCGTGGGAAAGCTGGAGATGTACGTCCTCAACCCGGCGAAGAACagcaaggagatgcaacactTCATGAAGCAGTGGACAGGAAGCCAGAATGACACCACTTCTATCCTACTGCCCAACGGAAAAGAATGTGAGTTCCCCGTATCCGACTTGACGTCCATCACCTCCCTCATTGTGTGGCACCCTGCAAACCCCTCGGAGAAGGTCGTGCGGGTTCTTTTCCCGGGAAATGCCACCCAGCAGCACATCTTTGAAGGTTTGGAAAAACTAAAGCACTTGGATTTCTTGAAGCAACCGGTTGTCACTCAAAAAGCAATGTCCGCCGACGTTCCGTCAGCGCCGCCACCGAAGCTAAACAAGATGAAGAACAGAACAGACAGCAAGGAGAGCCTGAAGTCGACTCCAAAGCCTTCGCCCAGCAAAGGCGTCAGGAAGGAATCCAAGGAGGAAGGTGCAGAGAAAGCGAAGGCAGGTGCCGATGATTTGTCGcatgaaaaacagcaaaagacggacaaaaaagaaaaggtgTCAATGAAAAAAGAACGATCAAAGGCTGCCGAAAAAGAATCAAAAGCAAAACCAGAACAACCGGCCCTGAATGACACCCCTGAAAAGAAGAAAACTCCAATAAAAGCTAAACCTGAAAAGGAGAAGATCGCTAAGAAAGACATCAAAGTATCCACAGAGAAGAAAAAGGAGGTAAAAAAGGATGCAGTCAAGAAAGAGGACACACCTAGGAAGGAGAGGAAAGAAGAAGCAAAGAAAAAGGAGATGAAAAAGGATGTGAGGCGAGATTCTCCCATGAAGGAGAAAAAGGATGAAAAGAGAGACCAAAAGAAAGacgttaaaaagccatcaaAAGACACCAAGAAAGTATCTGCTCCCGGGGAGGACAAAGGTCTGGCCCCTAAACCAAAGACCCTGAAAAAAGACGTCTCCAAAAAGGATGCAGGATCTCCCTCCAAGCTGAAAGGCAAAGGAGGTTCCAAAGTGGCGAAGGAGACGAAGGTGGATGCTGCCAAAAACACCGCGAGTGCAGCTGCTGTCGCTGAGGACCCGGAAGCGGAGAGGTCTGTCATGTCTTCCCCGGTGGACCTCACTCAGGACTTTGAGGAGCTCAGAGCAGAAGAGCAGGCGGAAGATGAAGCCACTGTGCAGCAAAATGCGAATGAAGAGGTTGTGATGACGCAATATGGAGGAGAGGCAATGCAGACCAAAGAGTCCCCCGAGGGCCTGGAATCAGTGGATGAGGGCATCACCACAACAGAGGCTGAAGGAGATAGCGGAGAGACTCCAGATGAACAAGGTCTCAGGGGAAAACTGGATGGCAGTGTGAGTGAAAGGTTTGAAGATGAGGGAACCGGAATGGAGGAAGCGTCTGATGGAGCAGATTATGAAGAGAAGGGGGAAACGGAGGAGCTGAGAGTGGAGTCAAATAAAAATGAGCTCGGTGAAGATGAAATCATATCAGGAGGTAACGTTCAGGCTGGTGTAGAAGACCATCTTCTCCATAAAAGCAGAAAAGACGAGGAGGAACTGATCGTTTCGGCCTTGCCCAAAGAGTCATCGCCTGTGTCCCCCGCCGCATCGATCCACGATGAAATCCTTCCCGCTGCCTCGGATGATGACACCAAGGAGGAACCACCTGAGGAGTTCACGATCACATCCGGGCTCACTCAGTCCACCATTGAGATATCCAGTGTGCCTACACCCATGGACGAGATGTTGACTCCAAAGGACGGCTTAAGCGATGAAACGGCCAACGATGATCCAGACTCCCCTTCGCCTGATGTTGCCAGATTGGGGATGTCGCAATCTGGGGACTTTGATAAGAATAAGCTCTCCTTCCATCAGAGTAAACCAAGTTCAGACCACTCCAAGAGTGATGCCACAGAGGGTGGAGACTACAACCACACCGCCTCAACAATATCGCCTCCTTCCTTATTCGAGGAGGACAAACTCTGTCAGGAGTTTCCTTCTGATGCCAAAGTAGAAGGTCTTACCACACTTGAAGAACCGTTTGAGAAACAGGACCCAGCAAGGCTCTCGTCAACATCACCTCTGGTTCTTTCTCCCCCGAGTGACCAACAATACAACTTGGACTCCCCGTCAACGTTTGCTGCACCTATAGAACTTTCAAGTACCTTAACAGGGTCCACCAGAGTACTGGGCGAGTCCACCCTCAGCCCAGATGATAAGACACTGGAAGGGGCGAACTCCCCCCAGTCCGCCGGTCATACACCTTATTACCAGTCCCCAGTAGATGAAAAAGCAGGAGCTGTGCCAACCATGTCACAGAACCAGGAACAGGGTCCGACTATTGTGGAGGTCACAAGTGATCAAGAAGATTCCTCCAACAGGGCGACACCAGAACCTGATGATAAACAACCAGAGTGTTTCTCTACATCTTCTCCAAAAAGCCCACCTTCAGCGATGAAGAAGGACCTGGACCACATGAACAACCATGCGGTCTTTTCCTCAACGCCGGCAAGACGCCAATCAGAGGCCACTTCTGTCACAACCTTCAAGGAGGAGACTAAAATGTCCATCTCAGAAGGGACGGCATCAGACAAGTCCGACACACCGATGGAGGAAGTGGTAGCAGAGGACATGTTTTCTCACCTGGCGTCAGCGTCTACCGCCTCCCTCGCCACCAGCTCCTTCCCCGAGCCCACCACCGACTCCCCCTCTCTTCATGCCGAGGTTGGCTCTCCTCACTCGACAGAAGTCGACGACTCTTTGTCTGTCTCTGTAGGCCAGACGCCAACGACCTTCCATGAGGCTGAGGCATCGCCAACCAAGGAGGACTGTCCCAGACCCATGTCCATCTCCCCGGATGTCTCACCAAAGATTCAAGTCAGAGCGCAGACGCAGGACACAAAGTCTCCAGAACATTCCACCACGTCAATGGAGTTTGGCCAGGAGTCTCCTGACCACTCCTTAGCCCTTGACTTCAGTAAACAATCTCCAGAGCACCAATCAGCAGGAAGCAGCTCACGCGCTACAGAGAACGGTCCGACCGAGATAGACGACAGTCCCTCGGACGTCAGAGCATCTGAAGAACAAACATCTGCCGTGGAGAAACCTTTGCAGTTTGAAGAGACCGAAGAAACGGATTCAGCTCGTGCTGCTTCTGCAACCCCATCAGATGCCTCCCAGTCCACTCCCTCCGTCACGACCCCATGCCAAATGGCTGAGTTGCCCCCCATGGTGGAGCAGACACGTGGATCTCCAGTCACTCCAAAAGCGGCCTCCGTCACCCATTCTCCACAATCCAGTGAGGCGTCACCATTTTCAGGAGGTCCCGTGGAACGAGACAACAGCAGCCCGCTTTCTCTATCTGGAGAGCATTTTGCACCCAAGCCTGAACCACAGGAGACACGGGACAAGACACCTTCTCCATCACCGTCATCGTTAGGGTTTTCAGAGGAAGGGAAACCGTTGCCAGATAAGGAGACAACCCCCTTTAGATGGGAAGATTCCACACTGGAGGCGAAGGTCCCTTCTCCATCACATCTACCTCTGTCCTCACCTCCAGCCTGCACCTTCAGGGACCCTGATTTCTCCAAGGTCAGCACTCCTGCTTTGCCCAAGACAGACGTCGACCTCTGCTTGGTCTCTTCGTGTGAGTACCGCCATCCCAAGACGGAACTATCTCCATCGTTCATCAACCCCAGCCCACTTGAATATTTCATCAGTGAGGAGAACGCCTTGGAGGAAGAGAAACCTCTTGAGACGGTTGGAGGAGGGCCTCCACCTCCTGGGGGCAAGCTTCCACCCAAGCAATGTGAGGAGACTCCTCCCACATCCATGAGTGACTCCGCCCCCTCTCAGACCGATTCTGATGTTCCACCAGGGACGGAGGAGTGCCCTTCCATTACAGCAGATGCTAACATTGATTCCGAGGACGACTCCGAGACTCTTCCGACTGACAGAACGCTGACCTCCAGGCATGCCGATCCTCCTCCGGTGCCGCTCAGGGACTCGGCTCCATCCGCAGGGCCCCGTGACGTCTGCATGGTGGACCCCGAGGCCCTCAAGGCCGAGGAGAACCGCAACAATGCAAACACAGACGCCGCGGAAAAgcccaagaagaagaagttgaCCAAAAAGGCCTCCTCACCTGCGAGGAAGAGTGGTCTCTCCAAGGTGAAGGACTCAAAGACCGCCTCTCCCAGGAAGAGTCTCGGGGAGGGGAAGGATGCTAAAAATGCAACCAACACCTCGGCATCCAAAGGTGCGAGTGGGAAGCTATCGAGTTCGGCGTCTCTGCCAAACTGTCCTCCTATGTACATGGACTTGGTCTACATCCCCAATCACTGCAGCGCCAAGAATGTGGATGCTGAGTTCTTTCAGCGGGTGCGCTCATCCTACTACGTGGTCAGCGGCAACGACCAGGCGTCTCAGGAGCCCGGCAGGGCGGTCCTGGATGCTCTGCTGGAAGGGAAAGCCCGGTGGGACAATAACATGCAG GTCACGCTGATTCCCACTCACGATACGGATGTGATGAGGGAGTGGTACCAGGAGACCCACGACAAGCAACAGGAGCTTAACATCATGGTCCTGGCCAGCAGCAGCACTGTTGTCATGCAGGACGAGTCCTTCCCGGCTTGTAAGATTGAGATGTAG